GCGGTCAGCCGTCCCTCGACCAGCATGTAGTTGACGTGGGCGATCAATTCGCCCGCGGCAAAACCCATCTGGTGGGGGTCGAGCACGTGCTTGTGGAACACGACAGGCACGAGCTGTGACGAGGTCTGCGGCACTTCCCGGCAGGCTTCCGCGATCATGCGGCAGCGCTCCTCGTGATGATCGGCAAGCTGCTTGATGCGGGTCTTCAAGCCGTAAAACGGCACGCCGTGGCCGGGCAGCACCAGCACGTCATAGGGCAGCGTCGTGGTGAGGCTTGCCAGCGAGGCCAGATATTCGCCGAGCGAGTTCTGGTCGGGCTCGACTGCCCAGACGCTGACGTTCGGCGAGATCTTGCTCAGCACCTGGTCGGCGGAGAGGAACAGCTTGTCGTCGGCGCAATACAGCATCACCTGGTCGAGCGCATGACCGCCGCCGGTGATCACCTTGAAGCGGCGCGGGCCGATCACGACCTCGTCGCCATGCGAGATGCGCCGATAGGACGCCGGCAGCACCGACACGCGCTTCAGATATTCCTGGCCGCGGCCGAGCAGCTTGTCGGTCAGTGTCTCGTCCATCCCATGGCGGCGGAAGAACAGCCGCTGCGCGTTGCGCCGCTCCTCGGTGCCGCGGTTCTGGTGATAGACCGATTGCAAATAT
This region of Bradyrhizobium sp. CCGUVB1N3 genomic DNA includes:
- a CDS encoding MBL fold metallo-hydrolase — its product is MHSKSDSVQSSAEALRYPWEQHPGPEEVVEVRPGVLWVRLKLPFRLNHVNIYLLADGDGYAMIDSGFGNEETIEAWTKLFDGPLKGVHISRLIVTHSHPDHVGLAGWIVERFDCPLEMSQVEYLQSVYHQNRGTEERRNAQRLFFRRHGMDETLTDKLLGRGQEYLKRVSVLPASYRRISHGDEVVIGPRRFKVITGGGHALDQVMLYCADDKLFLSADQVLSKISPNVSVWAVEPDQNSLGEYLASLASLTTTLPYDVLVLPGHGVPFYGLKTRIKQLADHHEERCRMIAEACREVPQTSSQLVPVVFHKHVLDPHQMGFAAGELIAHVNYMLVEGRLTAEEKDGVLQFRTT